CAAAACACCAGTCAGAAGGGGTCTCTGAAGTCCCTTCTAGCCCCAGCAGCCATGTTTTTCAAAGCTCTTCACCTGCATGATCTCATCTGCTCCAAATGGCAGCTGTGTGTCCAAATAATGAGGCATCACCTCCATTTCATAAAGAATGTGGGGAACAGTGACACAGAAAAAGGGTTccctcctgtcatggattgaattgtgtcccccaaaagtgtgtgtcaacttggctagtccatgattcccaatattgtgtgactgtccatttttgtcatctgatgtgattttcctgcgttgtaaatcctacttctatgatgttagcGAGGCAGGATTAAagatagttatgttaatgaggcaggactcaatctacaagattaggttggaccttaagtcaatctcttttgatatataaaagagataagcgagcagagacatggggacctcaaaccaccaagaaacaagagccaggagaatagcacgtcctttttggacccagggtccctgtgctgagaacctcctagacctggggagatggatgacaaggacctttcccagagccagcagagagagaaagccttcctccagagctggtgccctgaattcagacttctagcctcctagactgagagaataaatttcactttgcgaaagtcttccacttgtggtatttctgttacggccgCACTGGATGGCTAAGACACCTGCCAAAGGTTGCCCAGCTAGTTAGCCCAGCGCCACAACAGGGACTTGGGGCCCTTCTGATGATGTACCAGCATCTGGATTCTCCCACCAGCCCTTTGGTGTGTCCGCCCCCGGCTGTGTTGAGGCTCGGAGGGAGAAGGCCGCTCTGCCTCTCTCTAGCTGCTTTTGCTCCTCCACAAACACCAAGTGGGCCGCTGTAGTTATTTGTgaccctcttccccctcccccaccccgtcTGTCATACTCCGAAGTCTCAGTAAACCCCCTCTATTTTCTGACTTCTGTCTATCTCTTGGTGCACAGTAagcctctctcttccttttctgcaCCCCATCCTCCCCATCCTTAGCCTCAGTCAGGACCCCGTTCCTTCCCCTGTTCCTCTGTGAGGCTTCGCCTGTCTCTGCCCTGACCCCTTCATGGCCAGCCTTCTCTTCCAGTGCAAAGCTCTGCACGCTGGGGCTCTAGCCACCTAGAAGAATCTATCTTGTGTCTTATTTTTCTCTCAAACTGGGGGCTCTCTAAGGCACTCAATCATGGGTGAGTCCCTGAGTCTACTCTGAGACCTTTCTTGCCCTTTGAGCCTCCTCCTCGGTTTGGGTGACCCAcctgcccccctccccgccaCTGTTTCCTCTGGCTCAGAAGGGAGTTAGACCAACAGAAGGAAGTGGAACCCCAACTCTGTTGATTCAGCAAACATATTTCTCTTTAAGCTGATTAGCACTGGAGTGGAAAGGAGGGGAATTTGCTAGTCACTGAAGCTGGCGCCTGGgccaggctgggggtggggtggggtgtgtgGCAGCGCCCAGGCTTAGGGAACACAGCTTGAGAGAAGGGTCTGGAGGATTCTTGTGCCTTGGGCAGGTACAGGGCTCCCTCAGCAGGAGGAAGGACCCTGACAGGCACTGACTAAACTCTTGTAGGAATGATAGCACATAGCACCCAGGCCTGGGCAGCTGGGGagccgggggtggggggcactcTGCTCTGAGCTCTGGGGACTACCCAGGGGCAGACTCAGCCCGGCCTTAGACAGCCCCCAGTTTGAGACAAAAATAAGACACAGGACAGATTCTTCCAGGTGGCTGGAGCCCCAGTGTATGGAGCTTTGTACTGGAAGAGGAGGCTGGCCCTGAAGGGGTCAGGGCAGAGACGGGGGAAGCCTTACAGAGGGACAGGGGAAGGAATGAGGTCCTGAATGAGGCCAAGGGCCTAAGCTCAAGAGGCTGGGAAAATAAGAGAGAGTCCTGGAGTCACTGCAGGGGAATCTCTACCCGCCAAGGGGCTCCCACCCACAGCTAATAACGTGCTCTCCCCTTCCCCAGTCCTGTGCTGACAGAGGAGGTCAAGGAGCCACCCTTCAACTGCTTCCCTCCCTGTTCCTCCTTCTCTACGGTGTCCCTCTGCCCTGCCACCTGCCCAGCCCATCCCAGCTAGGGAAGGAATACTGTGCACAGTGATGTCTGTGTCCCTTGCCTTGGTGTCTCCCAGCCCCCAGTCCACAGACCTGTGACACGCCGCCCCCCCCCCATTCAAGTACCTCTCAGCCCCAGGTCCTTCTCTCCCCACTGCAATGGCAGTTCAACTCCTTGCCTTTCACAacaggagagagacagggagagagagccaGACACAAACAGAAGCCTGGAGGACTTGCACCCCTGAGGCGGGAGGTGGTTGGTGATGATTTATTAGGCAGGGAAGGATCAACAAACAAGTTCTAACATCTGTTCTCACCAAACCATTCCTCAGACAACAGCAGCATTGGACCAGGGCCCAGCCTCAAAGGCTCAGAGGGCCAAGGAAATGAGACTCCAGGAGGAGAAACCAGGGCAGCAGGAGCCAGCAGGGCCCTCCTAGCCCACTTCCTCACCATCGTAGAGGATTGCCAAGCACTGGGCCATCGGATTCCTGGAGACTCTCAAGAGGGAACCAGTGGGTGTGTCCCGAAGAGGAAGTGGACCTCACATTTGCTCCTCCGGCCTCCAGACTTCTTTGGGGGACCCAGACCTGCCAGGAGAAAGAGCTAAGCCTGGGATCCAAAGGAGGGCACCCAGTGTCCAGGCCCCCATGTGGCAAAACTCTGAAAAGCAGTCAGGTTTCCTATCTGAGGAAATCTCTGATGTTTCCTATGAAGAGTTAGTGATGTGGGGTAAGGAACTGAGCACTAAACAGGGAAATTAATTTGCCTGGGTTCTAGTCcttgaccttggccaagtcactCTCCCTCTCTGGGCTTTATTTTCTTATACGCACAGTGAGGGACTTGACCCTAAGGGCAAACGTGCTGcagctcctcctccctccctcattcacagcagacatcactaatcaatcaTGGTGCTCTTTTCTGCTGAGTTCAGATATGACCTTCACATCCTTTCCAGTGCAGCACTCTAGGCAGCCAGGACCAATGGATTGGAGTTGGCATGCAAGGTGACACCTCTTTGCCATCCTTGCAACAGATGATTCCTGAGGTCCTTTCCAGCTTTGATCACCTGCAGTTTGTTCCATCCACATTTCCTGACAAGGGGGCCCTGGTAGTGTGAAGGTCTCTGGCTCTGATATTCCAAGTTATCCTCCCCTAGCTCAGACTCACCAGCTACTGAGGAGGTCCCAGGGGGAGCCATGCCTGTCCTCGGTCCTGGAGCACCTGTCTAGAAAGGTTGTGGGGGAGGGTATGTCCCCAGGGGGGTGGGGGCTGGTGAGGCAGGGGAGGGCCTTGTCCAGCCACAGAGTTCTCAGAATGCAGCTGTGGACCACCTGGATTCTGCAGAGATAAGGACAAGCCCTAGGTCACACCTTCCACCCCCTGCCTTTAGGCCCACCTGCAGCCTTAAGGGCCAAGACTTCTATTCTGAACAGATCTTGGCCTTTATGCAGACAGGGGAGTCTAGACTCCTCTcagtcattcactcaacaaacatttcctgagcacctgctctgtgccaggcactgtactgggTGCTTCAGATGAGTCGCgtcccagcccctgccctcagggagctcacaCCCTACTGCAGGGTGGGGAGATGGAGGGAGATGGGGCCCCAGGTGGTAAGTGACACGGCAGGTGAGTATAAAGCCCAGTGATGGCCTCTGTGGTCAGGTCAGGGAAGTCTTTCCAGAAGAGGAGAAGTGCAAGCTGGTTTTCAAGGGTGATTAGAAGGTTGCCAGgcagtggggggcggggggtgggggtgagttTGCAGGAAATTACTATAGGCAAAAGGCCTGATGTGTGCAAACCCTAGAAGGCTTGAAACCACTTGGTGTGTTTGGAACCATGCGTATAGTTCTGGGAGGAGGGGAGCAGCTGGCGGTGAGGCTGGAGAGGGTGAGACCCAACCCTACCACCATGTATGGAGGGCCTCATGGGCCAGGCAGCTGTTTTAGAAAGACAACTCTGCCTTCCTTGGGATACAGTAGATCAGAGGTCACCGGCTGGTAGTTAGGAGACCAATTAAGAAGCTCTTGGGAAAGTCCTGGTAAGAGATGATTGGGACCGGAACTGGGGAAAGGAGAAACATATTTAGGATGAGACCCAGGAGAATTAATGGCTTATGGGGGGATGAAGAGGGAGGAGATGTAGAGGGAGGCCTGAGGATTCTGGTTTGGAGAGTTGGGTGGCTGAAGAGTTATCAGTCAGGACAGGAAACAAGGGAGGAGCAGTTCTGGGGAGAAAGGGTGAGAGCAATGTTGGCTGTGTTGAGTTTGAGAGGCTGCGGGACACCAGTGAGCTGACCAGAAGCCTGGAGAGAAGTCTGGATGAGACATGGACTGGCAACACCAGCTCAAGGAAGGCAGTAGTTGGCAGGGTATGGGTGGTTGTGAGCAGTCATAAGGAGTTGAGGAGGAAGCCTGGGTGCcagtagggagggagggtgggcaaGGAGCTGAGGAGGGGAACCAGGAGAGCAGGATGGGGGTGGCAGAGGGAATGGAAGGGGGTGGGAAGGACAGTGGGTATCATACACAACATATCACCGAACAGATCAGTGGAGTCGGGGGGAAGGTTGAAGAGGGGTGTGCAAGGGGGAGGGGAGTGTGCTGAAGGAGTCTGGGAGTGCACATGTTCCCTCCTCTAAGCTCACTGAGATAACACAAGGACCCCAAGGACTCTTCTTCTTCAGGAGTTAGGGCCATGAAGGCAGAGGGGAGCCAGAGCAGGATCAGACTGGGGAGGTCACGGTGAATGGAACCGAGATTCATGGTACACAATGGGGTGGGCCTCAGGCAGGGCTGAAGAGGATCTGATGGACAAGACGGACACAGACCAGGATGCAGGCTGTGGTGGGGAAGATGGTGGGGCCTTCCTGGGGCCTCTACTTTCTCTGTGAAGTAGGAGAGGATGATATGTGGAGAAGCAGAGGGAGTGTTGGGGTGGGGGCTTGGCAAAGGTGGGGCAGGTCTGTGACCTGGGGGAAGGAAAGGGAGCAGTCTCTGGGCCTGGAAAAAAGTTGAGGATAATGCTGGTCATCTGGACCAACAAGTCCTTCCCATCTTCCCTCAGGTGTCTGACCATCACTCCGATCCAGGCTTCAATGGGAACACCATCTCTATCCTGCCCAACCTAGTTTTCAGGGACTCCTTCCTGTGGTCTAACCTTTCCCCGCACCCCCATTTACCTGGTTTCCTGAGACAGGCCTGGATCGGCATTTCTGTAGGATCCGGTGCCCCACAACGGACTGTGGTCCCTCACGCCTTGAGGGCACCTCCACCTCAGCATAAATGTTGCTGGGGGCTTCCCCGGGGCTGCCCCAACCCATGGCGTAGAAGGCTATGGGCTCATCAGGCTCATGGTAAATCGGATTGGAGGGCTTGCGTGGTGGGGCCAGGCGGGGTCGCGGAGCGGGGCTTGCATAGACTTCAGGGGACTGCTGAGGTCTGGCTGGGATGGGAGGCTTCGGCCTGGGTGGCTGGGAGGGCTAGGAGAGAAGGCGAGGCCAGGGAGGAAAAATGGGTCAGAGCAACTGAGTCTGGGCCAAAGCTGGAGCCTAAACCCCGGCTTGAGTCTCCTCACCCTTTAGGCCCTGCCCCCCTCTCGTagcctcaccctcctttttgttcccaccctctctctctcaggccccacATCCTCCCTTAGCCACTCCATCTCAATACCTCCTTTGACTCCCCAGCCCCCTCTTTCTGCAGTGGGTCTGGGGCCTGTCCCTGTTTGACGACTGCAGTATAGTGGGGGGTTGGGTCCTGGATTTTGCTTCCAGAGTCTGTTCCTTCAGTCCTCAAGGAAAGTCCTGCGGGCTCAGGAGTCTGCTGGGAAAGAAGAAGGCCTGAGGGACTTGGTGTGGGGGGTTATAGGGGCAGGTGATCCAGTAGGACAAAATGGAGGTCCAAGTGGACCAATGGTTCAAGTGGAGGATGAGAGTGGGGGAGGCACAGAACTTTGGCTTGGGCTGGGGGGCTAGGTTCCCTGCGTTAGGAAGGGAAAATGGAGAGGGCAAGGAGGCAGGGGCAAAGGGGGGTGGAGGTGGTAGCTCTGGCCACAGGTCATATCTAGCATTAAATTTAATTTCATCTGGAACACAGGGCTAGACCAGTCTCCATTTGCGTCTGTGGTTGTAAAAATGCAACAAGGCTCTAGAAGTCTTTAGCATGGAGATGGATCTCCGTGACAGCTGTGCCTGTGTTTATTCTGCAGATGCCTGAGTCTGAGTGGAGTTGTCCCCTTCTCTGTTTTTGTGGGCACAGGTACGCGTGCGGCTGTATATTTACCCCATAAATCCAAGCCTGTGTGGACTCTCATGCAGCCAAGCGTCTACCCTGAGATCCCGGGAGAAGCAGAATTTATGGAGATATAAGCCAGACTTTTTAAGGGCAGAGTAATAGCCTCGGGAGAGCCTTAGTTTACTTCCCTAGTAGGTATGCTTTTAGCCCAGCACTTAGCCCTAGGTTCATGAATGTTCTCCACATGCCCACTACTCTGGTAAACTGAGGTCATAGGGCTTAAGTTAAGGTCACAGAGCTTTCCTCGTGCTCCTGCAATACACCACGTGCAAGTCTCCATCTGGAGGTCTACAGGCACTGCAGGCTTCCTGGGTTCAAAGCAGAGTTCTTTTTTCCTGTCCAAACCCTCCCTCCTCTTTCAGCATTCCCTTTATGATTAAATTAGCATCTCCACCCTGGTGCTAAGACAGCACTTTGGGAGTCAACCTTGACACCGtcgcctctccccctccctccccacatctAATCAAGCACAAGCCTCACTCCTTCCGCTGCCTGAACACCTCTCACATCTGCCCACTCCTCCCCATGCCCACAGCCACCGCTCTGGTCAGGCCTCCTACTGCTCCCCTGCATCCTCTCTTGCCCCTCTAGCCCATTCCCCACTCAGTGGGTGCAATGATCATACAGAAGCTCCCCTAGCAATCCTTCAGTGTCTTCCTGCAGCCCCCAGGATAAAGTCCAACCTCCTGAGAGGATGAGTTACAAGATCCTGGATGGCTGGAGCCATAGAGCCTCCTGCTTCCCACCATTCTCCCTTTAGCTCTCTGAGCTCTGGCTAGCCTCCCTTCACCCCCAGGCTTTCCTATACTTAGTTTCTGCTGCTTGGGAATCTTTAGTCCCCGCCTATTCCTCATAAAATTCCACAAAAGAATTGCCCATAGGCACTGTCCTCACTTCTTGATGGGGACCCCAATCAAGCTCCATGAAACTGTTCTTGTCAAGATTACCAATGACCTCCTCTTTGCTAAATCTAATGGTCAATTCCACACCTATTGCCACCCCCTCTTCCTTGACTcactttcttcacttggcttctgGAACTTCATACTCTCCCGGTTTTACTCCTTTCTCTGGGCTGttccttcttaatttcctttgtgaGTTCCTCCTCATTTCCTCAAACCTGAAATTCTGGAGACTTGgtcttcatttcttttctatCTATACTCACTCCCTGGGTGATTTCACCCTTCCTGGGGGCTTTAGAGTTCATCATCATGATGTTAGCTTCCAGATGTTTCTTGCCAACGCAGACCTCTGTCTCAAAGTCCAGGCTTGTACATTCCAACTCCCCACTTGACATCTCCATTTGGAAGTTGAATGGACATCTCAGACTGTGCAAACTGaacccctcatctcccctccccgCAGACTTGCTCCTCCTACAGCCTTCCTCATCTGGTGAATAACAACTCCATCCTTTCATACACCTCACCCATTCCTGAAAAAATGTGTCAGCTTCACCATCAAAACAGATCCAGCATTCCACCCCTCCTCAAAGCTCCACCTCTATCACTCTGGTCCAAGCCATCATCATTTCACCTGAAATATTATAGTAGCCTCCATCTGGTCATACTTGTCCCTCCCAAACTTGTCAGGCCATGTCTTTCCTCAGCTCATACTCTCCAGTGCCATTTCATCTCATTTGGAATAAAATCCTAAATCCTTACAGGAGCCTACAGAATCTCCTCCTCTTGCCTCTCTGATCTCACCTCCTACCTCTCTATCCTTCAGTCACCCAGCTGGTTTTCTTACTGCTCTCACTATTCGTCAAACACATCAAGCATCCtcttacctcagggcctttgtttctgctgttccctctgcctggactgCTTTCCCCTGTTGTCTGTGGCTTCCTCCCTTACTTCATTCAGGCCTCCATTCAAATGTTCCCTTACTAGAGTGGCATTCCCAGACATCCCCATGTAAAATAGCCCAGCCTTGTCACTCCCTATCACTGCTTGGTTTTTCTTCACAGGTCTTACTTATCACCACCTGACATATGTTTTATTTACTTGTCTATCTTATTTATTTGTTGTccttccactagaatgtaagctccatgaagacagGAATATGTGGGTCGGTTTTGTTCATTGTCATTTTCCTGTATCCAGAACAATACCTAGCACTTGGTGCCCCTCAGAACTGCATGAAACTCCTCAGGGAGACACTCCCTGACACCATGCTCCCAGGCTGAGTTCCCCAAGTGAGCCAAATGACACCCCACCCTTATTTCCCATCTCATCACACTCTCTACACTTGATTCCTATTACTGCTGGAAAGTTAGCTTCGTGAGTTTGAAACCCTCTTGTCTTGTTCCCTGCTCAATTCCTGGGGCCTGCCAGCCCCTGGTGTATGGTAGGCACTCAATTACATGTCTCTAAATTTAATTTAGAAGAACTGTGTGCCTAGCTGGTCTCTCAGGTCCCTCCTGTCTTTGTGTGGCTGGTCTGGTCTCTCAAGAACACCTCCCCCAGCACTCATCTTTCTCGAAGGGCTTGCCAAGGAGATGAATGGGCAAGGGAGGCATGGCTGGGTGGTCTGCTGGTATTGCGGTCCCCGGGCCTGGGCTCTGACTGGGTGGGGAAGGGGGGAGCTGGCCTGAGTCCCTGGGGTCTTGGGGCAGGGTCCGGGGGGCGTACCTGGCGCTCGCAGGGCTCGGTGAGCTTTTCCCCGTACGGGCTGAGTGGGCACGTTGTGTAGTGTCGCAGCAGGTCCTGCAGCCGCGCGTGGGCACTGTCCTCGCCCAGCACCACGTGGCGCCCGTCCCGGAGCTGGGCCAGCAGGAAGTGGCGGCAGCAAGCCCGGCTCCTGGGGGTGTCATTCGGGGTCAGACTCGCTTCTCTTCCCTGACCGGGACCACCGGCGCGGGGCGCGACCCCTGTGCGCACTGCGCCTGGGTCTTCCAGCCTCCGCCCCCGGGGGCTGAGAGAAGAGCCCCGCCCCTCCGTCTGCAGCACGAAGCACCGCCCCCCGGCGCGGGGCCCCGCCCCTCACCTGTAAGTCAGCACAAAGGTCACGGCGCTCTCGCTGAACCGCACCAAGAAGCATCCCTGAGGCTTGGTCTCCAGCAGTCTCTCGGCCTCCCTGTGGGTAgcggagagaagaggcagaaccCTGCTATGACCCTCCGGGCCTCGTCCCGTGTCCCCGGAGCTCC
This DNA window, taken from Elephas maximus indicus isolate mEleMax1 chromosome 3, mEleMax1 primary haplotype, whole genome shotgun sequence, encodes the following:
- the SH2D2A gene encoding SH2 domain-containing protein 2A isoform X1, yielding MEFPLAQICPQGSRQAPSPTFSTFLPMDLTRRSCQDLDLLPRPRSQALEAEEAQLSPRALAIEVPVSVQARGTASNPEGAGKAEEVPGEGGLTLQAETRAWFQKTQAHWLLQHGAAPAWFHGFITRKEAERLLETKPQGCFLVRFSESAVTFVLTYRSRACCRHFLLAQLRDGRHVVLGEDSAHARLQDLLRHYTTCPLSPYGEKLTEPCERQTPEPAGLSLRTEGTDSGSKIQDPTPHYTAVVKQGQAPDPLQKEGAGESKEPSQPPRPKPPIPARPQQSPEVYASPAPRPRLAPPRKPSNPIYHEPDEPIAFYAMGWGSPGEAPSNIYAEVEVPSRREGPQSVVGHRILQKCRSRPVSGNQNPGGPQLHSENSVAGQGPPLPHQPPPPWGHTLPHNLSRQVLQDRGQAWLPLGPPQ
- the SH2D2A gene encoding SH2 domain-containing protein 2A isoform X2, translating into MEFPLAQICPQGSRQAPSPTFSTFLPMDLTRRSCQDLDLLPRPRSQALEAEEAQLSPRALAIEVPVSVQARGTASNPEGAGKAEEVPGEGGLTLQAETRAWFQKTQAHWLLQHGAAPAWFHGFITRKEAERLLETKPQGCFLVRFSESAVTFVLTYRSRACCRHFLLAQLRDGRHVVLGEDSAHARLQDLLRHYTTCPLSPYGEKLTEPCERQTPEPAGLSLRTEGTDSGSKIQDPTPHYTAVVKQGQAPDPLQKEGAGESKEPSQPPRPKPPIPARPQQSPEVYASPAPRPRLAPPRKPSNPIYHEPDEPIAFYAMGWGSPGEAPSNIYAEVEVPSRREGPQSVVGHRILQKCRSRPVSGNQVWVPQRSLEAGGANVRSTSSSGHTHWFPLESLQESDGPVLGNPLRW